The Lagopus muta isolate bLagMut1 chromosome 4, bLagMut1 primary, whole genome shotgun sequence genome has a window encoding:
- the PDLIM3 gene encoding PDZ and LIM domain protein 3 isoform X2, with protein MPQNVILPGPAPWGFRLSGGIDFNQPLIITRITPGSKASTANLCPGDVIVAINGLSTENMTHNDAQERIKAATHQLSLRIERAQTKLWSPQVSEDGKANPFKINLEAEPQEFKPIGTAHNRRAQPFVAAANIDDKRQVVSSSYNSPIGLYSSGNIQDALHGQLRSLIPNASQNDPAPMAVPQSDVYRMLHSNQQEEPSQPRQSGSFKVLQNLVSEEDGRPVGTRSVKAPVTKIPTGLPGAQKVPQCDKCGSGILGTVVKARDKYRHPECFVCSDCNLNLKQKGYFFVEGQLYCEAHARARMRPPEGYEAVTVYPKC; from the exons attacACCTGGAAGCAAGGCTTCTACTGCCAACTTGTGCCCTGGTGATGTTATTGTGGCTATCAATGGCCTAAGCACAGAGAACATGACACACAATGATGCTCAGGAAAGAATTAAAGCAGCTACACACCAGCTTTCCTTGAGAATAGAGAG GGCACAAACTAAATTATGGTCGCCACAAGTTTCGGAAGATGGCAAAGCAAATCCCTTCAAGATAAATTTGGAAGCTGAACCACAG GAATTCAAGCCTATTGGTACAGCTCACAACAGAAGGGCCCAGCCTTTTGTTGCAGCAGCAAATATTGATGACAAAAGACAGGTAGTGAGCTCCTCCTATAATTCTCCAATTGGGCTGTACTCATCTGGCAATATACAAGACGCACTCCATGGACAGCTGAGGAGTCTCATTCCTAACGCATCACAAAA TGACCCAGCTCCCATGGCAGTGCCTCAGTCTGACGTGTACAGGATGCTGCACTCCAACCAACAGGAGGAGCCCAGCCAACCCCGCCAGTCTGGCTCCTTTAAGGTGCTCCAGAATTTAGTCTCCGAGGAAG ATGGACGTCCAGTGGGTACAAGAAGTGTGAAAGCACCTGTAACAAAGATACCTACTGGTCTGCCCGGAGCCCAGAAAGTACCACAGTGTGACAAATGTGGGAGTGGAATTCT aggaaCAGTGGTGAAGGCACGTGATAAATACCGACACCCAGAATGTTTTGTGTGCTCTGACTGCAATCTTAACCTGAAACAAAAAGGCTACTTCTTTGTGGAAGGCCAGCTATACTGTGAAGCTCATGCACGAGCTCGCATGAGGCCACCAGAGGGATATGAAGCAGTTACTGTTTACCCAAAATGCTAG
- the PDLIM3 gene encoding PDZ and LIM domain protein 3 isoform X1: MPQNVILPGPAPWGFRLSGGIDFNQPLIITRITPGSKASTANLCPGDVIVAINGLSTENMTHNDAQERIKAATHQLSLRIERAQTKLWSPQVSEDGKANPFKINLEAEPQDMNYFEHKHNIRPKPFILPGRSSGCSTPSGIDCGSGRSTPSSISTVSSICPTELKAVSRMAPNVPLEMELPGVKIVHAQFNTPMQLYSDDNIMETLQGQVSTALGETPVMSDPAPMAVPQSDVYRMLHSNQQEEPSQPRQSGSFKVLQNLVSEEDGRPVGTRSVKAPVTKIPTGLPGAQKVPQCDKCGSGILGTVVKARDKYRHPECFVCSDCNLNLKQKGYFFVEGQLYCEAHARARMRPPEGYEAVTVYPKC; the protein is encoded by the exons attacACCTGGAAGCAAGGCTTCTACTGCCAACTTGTGCCCTGGTGATGTTATTGTGGCTATCAATGGCCTAAGCACAGAGAACATGACACACAATGATGCTCAGGAAAGAATTAAAGCAGCTACACACCAGCTTTCCTTGAGAATAGAGAG GGCACAAACTAAATTATGGTCGCCACAAGTTTCGGAAGATGGCAAAGCAAATCCCTTCAAGATAAATTTGGAAGCTGAACCACAG GATATGAACTACTTTGAACACAAGCATAATATTCGGCCCAAACCTTTCATACTCCCAGGCCGAAGCAG TGGATGCAGCACTCCTTCGGGGATTGACTGTGGCAGTGGACGTAGTACCCCCTCTTCAATTAGCACGGTTAGCTCCATCTGCCCCACCGAGCTGAAAGCAGTGTCTAGGATGGCCCCTAACGTTCCCCTGGAAATGGAGCTTCCTGGTGTCAAGATTGTACATGCTCAGTTTAACACACCTATGCAGTTGTACTCAGATGACAATATCATGGAAACACTGCAAGGCCAAGTTTCTACAGCTCTGGGGGAAACACCCGTGATGAG TGACCCAGCTCCCATGGCAGTGCCTCAGTCTGACGTGTACAGGATGCTGCACTCCAACCAACAGGAGGAGCCCAGCCAACCCCGCCAGTCTGGCTCCTTTAAGGTGCTCCAGAATTTAGTCTCCGAGGAAG ATGGACGTCCAGTGGGTACAAGAAGTGTGAAAGCACCTGTAACAAAGATACCTACTGGTCTGCCCGGAGCCCAGAAAGTACCACAGTGTGACAAATGTGGGAGTGGAATTCT aggaaCAGTGGTGAAGGCACGTGATAAATACCGACACCCAGAATGTTTTGTGTGCTCTGACTGCAATCTTAACCTGAAACAAAAAGGCTACTTCTTTGTGGAAGGCCAGCTATACTGTGAAGCTCATGCACGAGCTCGCATGAGGCCACCAGAGGGATATGAAGCAGTTACTGTTTACCCAAAATGCTAG